A genomic stretch from Schistosoma mansoni, WGS project CABG00000000 data, chromosome 4 unplaced supercontig 0032, strain Puerto Rico, whole genome shotgun sequence includes:
- a CDS encoding zinc finger protein, putative encodes MATGSSGDSYYCHSCEAEVVPNLQDFTCSACHSGFIEAISPGSGLSSNPTELDAMQMIGQLFGGSLSDNFVRYFAAPRDDLSSTDDESLERESLSRRSRRSTRNSNHRSTRERVYTRVPDGRHAFSTRIQLSSVDHPFRLPFLSNFGSADGDMQNFVFNRAMFDQFITVLMNELQVGPPPAPESAIADLPTISLTEEQALKLGICSICFDDFKESESVIRLPCAHTYHQTCVTTWLKQHGTCPVCRKDLSGHDTSRYEDPAPNLTGNSNGSSSSTS; translated from the exons ATGGCAACTGGGAGTTCGGGTGATAGCTACTATTGCCACTCTTGCGAAGCTGAGGTCGTCCCAAACTTGCAG GACTTTACATGCTCAGCGTGTCACTCAGGTTTCATTGAAGCAATTAGCCCAGG AAGTGGTTTATCATCGAATCCAACAGAA TTAGATGCAATGCAGATGATAGGTCAGCTATTTGGAGGTTCGCTTAGCGATAATTTTGTTCGCTATTTTGCAGCACCTAGAGATGATCTTAGTTCAACAGATGATGAGTCATTAGAAAGGGAAAGTTTATCTAGAAGGTCGCGACGATCAACAAGGAATTCAAATCATAGGTCGACACGAGAACGTGTGTATACTCGTGTTCCTGATGGTCGTCATGCTTTTTCCACTCGTATCCAGTTATCAAGTGTGGATCATCCATTCAGATTGCCATTCTTATCAAACTTCGGATCAGCTGATGGAGATATgcaaaattttgtttttaatagaG CTATGTTTGACCAGTTTATCACTGTGTTAATGAATGAGTTACAAGTGGGTCCGCCACCCGCCCCAGAATCAGCCATTGCAGACTTACCTACAATTAGTTTGACTGAAGAACAAGCATTAAAGTTGGGTATTTGTTCAATATGCTTTGATGATTTCAAAGAATCCGAATCAGTTATCAGACTACCATGTGCTCACACCTACCATCAAACTTGTGTTACAACATGGTTAAAACAG CACGGAACTTGTCCAGTTTGTCGAAAGGATTTATCCGGACATGATACTTCACGATATGAGGATCCAGCTCCAAACTTAACAGGAAATAGTAATGGTTCAAGCTCTTCCACTTCTTAG
- a CDS encoding zinc finger protein, putative, protein MATGSSGDSYYCHSCEAEVVPNLQDFTCSACHSGFIEAISPGGLSSNPTELDAMQMIGQLFGGSLSDNFVRYFAAPRDDLSSTDDESLERESLSRRSRRSTRNSNHRSTRERVYTRVPDGRHAFSTRIQLSSVDHPFRLPFLSNFGSADGDMQNFVFNRAMFDQFITVLMNELQVGPPPAPESAIADLPTISLTEEQALKLGICSICFDDFKESESVIRLPCAHTYHQTCVTTWLKQHGTCPVCRKDLSGHDTSRYEDPAPNLTGNSNGSSSSTS, encoded by the exons ATGGCAACTGGGAGTTCGGGTGATAGCTACTATTGCCACTCTTGCGAAGCTGAGGTCGTCCCAAACTTGCAG GACTTTACATGCTCAGCGTGTCACTCAGGTTTCATTGAAGCAATTAGCCCAGG TGGTTTATCATCGAATCCAACAGAA TTAGATGCAATGCAGATGATAGGTCAGCTATTTGGAGGTTCGCTTAGCGATAATTTTGTTCGCTATTTTGCAGCACCTAGAGATGATCTTAGTTCAACAGATGATGAGTCATTAGAAAGGGAAAGTTTATCTAGAAGGTCGCGACGATCAACAAGGAATTCAAATCATAGGTCGACACGAGAACGTGTGTATACTCGTGTTCCTGATGGTCGTCATGCTTTTTCCACTCGTATCCAGTTATCAAGTGTGGATCATCCATTCAGATTGCCATTCTTATCAAACTTCGGATCAGCTGATGGAGATATgcaaaattttgtttttaatagaG CTATGTTTGACCAGTTTATCACTGTGTTAATGAATGAGTTACAAGTGGGTCCGCCACCCGCCCCAGAATCAGCCATTGCAGACTTACCTACAATTAGTTTGACTGAAGAACAAGCATTAAAGTTGGGTATTTGTTCAATATGCTTTGATGATTTCAAAGAATCCGAATCAGTTATCAGACTACCATGTGCTCACACCTACCATCAAACTTGTGTTACAACATGGTTAAAACAG CACGGAACTTGTCCAGTTTGTCGAAAGGATTTATCCGGACATGATACTTCACGATATGAGGATCCAGCTCCAAACTTAACAGGAAATAGTAATGGTTCAAGCTCTTCCACTTCTTAG
- a CDS encoding zinc finger protein, putative → MQMIGQLFGGSLSDNFVRYFAAPRDDLSSTDDESLERESLSRRSRRSTRNSNHRSTRERVYTRVPDGRHAFSTRIQLSSVDHPFRLPFLSNFGSADGDMQNFVFNRAMFDQFITVLMNELQVGPPPAPESAIADLPTISLTEEQALKLGICSICFDDFKESESVIRLPCAHTYHQTCVTTWLKQHGTCPVCRKDLSGHDTSRYEDPAPNLTGNSNGSSSSTS, encoded by the exons ATGCAGATGATAGGTCAGCTATTTGGAGGTTCGCTTAGCGATAATTTTGTTCGCTATTTTGCAGCACCTAGAGATGATCTTAGTTCAACAGATGATGAGTCATTAGAAAGGGAAAGTTTATCTAGAAGGTCGCGACGATCAACAAGGAATTCAAATCATAGGTCGACACGAGAACGTGTGTATACTCGTGTTCCTGATGGTCGTCATGCTTTTTCCACTCGTATCCAGTTATCAAGTGTGGATCATCCATTCAGATTGCCATTCTTATCAAACTTCGGATCAGCTGATGGAGATATgcaaaattttgtttttaatagaG CTATGTTTGACCAGTTTATCACTGTGTTAATGAATGAGTTACAAGTGGGTCCGCCACCCGCCCCAGAATCAGCCATTGCAGACTTACCTACAATTAGTTTGACTGAAGAACAAGCATTAAAGTTGGGTATTTGTTCAATATGCTTTGATGATTTCAAAGAATCCGAATCAGTTATCAGACTACCATGTGCTCACACCTACCATCAAACTTGTGTTACAACATGGTTAAAACAG CACGGAACTTGTCCAGTTTGTCGAAAGGATTTATCCGGACATGATACTTCACGATATGAGGATCCAGCTCCAAACTTAACAGGAAATAGTAATGGTTCAAGCTCTTCCACTTCTTAG